The genomic interval GACCAGGCACGCGGCGTCTACGGCTACCAGCACTGACCGCCGTTCGTAGAGTCCCCGGAAAGGCCTGAAGAAGACGCCATGCGCGCCCAGTTCGTACTCTCCGAGATCGGTGTCGGTCTCCGTCGCAACCTGACGATGACGTTCGCGGTCATCGTCTCCGTCGCCCTGTCGCTCGCCCTGTTCGGCGGTTCGCTCCTGATGAGCGACCAGGTCGGCGCCATGAAGGGCTACTGGTACGACAAGGTCAACGTCTCGATCTTCCTCTGCAACAAGAGCGACGCCGAGTCGGACCCCAACTGCGCCAAGGGCGCGGTGACCGAGGACCAGAAGAAGGACATCCTCTCCGACCTGAAGAAGATGTCGGTCGTCGAGACGGTCATCCACGAGTCGCAGGACGAGGCGTACAAGCACTACAAGGAGCAGTTCGGCGACTCCCCGCTCGCCGCGTCCCTCACGCCGGACCAGATGCAGGAGTCGTACCGGATCAAGCTGAAGGACCCGGAGAAGTACCAGGTCATCGCGACCGCGTTCAACGGCCGCGACGGCGTGCAGTCCGTGCAGGACCAGAAGGGCATCCTGGACAACCTCTTCACGATGCTGAACCTGATGAACAGGGCCGCGCTCGGCGTCATGGCGCTCATGCTGATCGTCGCCCTGCTGCTGATCGTCAACACGGTGCGGGTCTCGGCGTTCAGCCGTCGGCGGGAGACCGGGATCATGCGGCTCGTGGGCGCGTCCGGGTTCTACATCCAGGCGCCGTTCATCATGGAGGCCGCGGTCGCCGGTGCGATCGGCGGCGGGCTCGCCTGTGTCTTCCTGGTCGTCGGCCGGTACTTCACCGTCGACCACGGCATGGCCCTGGCCACGAAGCTCAACCTGATCAACTTCGTGGGCTGGGACGCCGTCCTCACGAAGCTGCCGCTCATCCTCGCCGCGAGCGTGCTGATGCCCGCGCTGGCCGCGTTCTTCGCGCTGCGCAAGTACCTGAAGGTGTGACGCATGCCAAGAGGGCCGTACGGTCAACCGGCCGTGCGGCCCTCTTGCGTTGTCCTAGACTCACCGGCATGTCGGGCCGAGATCTGTTCTGTCAGCCCCGCCGCATCCGCCGGGGGGCGGCCCTGACATTGGTGTTCGCGAGCGTGCTGGTGGCCGGCGCGGCGACCGGTTCCTTCTCCGAGGCCGACGGCAATGACCGGAAGTCCCCGTCGGACGCGGCCCGTTCGGCCGCCCCCGCGGGTCATCACGAGGACGTGGCCGCGGCGGCCGAGAAGGCCATGGCCGACGGCGCGTCTCCCGTGGAGGCCGCCGAGCGCGCCGTCAGCCGCAGCGGGGACCGCTGGGGTGCCGTCTACTCCCGTGGCGAGTACGAGGAGTTCGAGGAGGCCCTCGACGGCCGGTACACCGGCGTCGGTCTGTGGGCCCGGCGCGAGCGGGACGGCCGTATCGAGGTGACCCGGGTGAGCTCGGACTCGCCCGCGGCCGCCGCCGGGATCCGCGAGGGCGACCGGCTGCGCAGCGTCGACGGGGAGCGGGTGGACGGGCATCCGGTCACCGAGGTGGTCTCCTTACTGCGCGGCGACGCCAAGGACGCGGCCGCCGGTACGGCCGTGCGGCTCGGCCTGGAACGCGGCACACACGCGTGGACCGAGACCGTCCGGCGCGCCCGTCTGTCCACGGACTCGCTCGCCGTCCGCGAACTCGCCGGCGGGATCACCGTCATCAGGATCGACTCGTTCACCAAGGGCGTCGGGGACGAGGTCCGTGACGCGGTCCGGGACGCTCCGGCCGGCGGCGGGATCATTCTCGACCTGCGCGGGAACTCCGGCGGGCTGGTCACCGAGGCGGTCACCACGGCGTCCGCCTTCCTCGACGGGGGACTGGTGGCGACCTACGACGTCGACGGGTCGCAGCAGGCGCTGCACGCCGAGCCCGGTGGGGACACGAGCAGGGCGCTGGTCGCGCTGGTCGACGGCGGCACGATGAGCGCGGCGGAGCTGCTCACCGGGGCGCTGCAGGACCGGGGACGGGCCGTGGTCGTCGGTTCCCGTACGTTCGGCAAGGGGTCGGTGCAGATGCCCAGCCGGCTGCCGGACGGGGCCGTGGCCGAGCTGACCGTAGGGCACTACCGGACT from Streptomyces sp. CC0208 carries:
- the ftsX gene encoding permease-like cell division protein FtsX — translated: MRAQFVLSEIGVGLRRNLTMTFAVIVSVALSLALFGGSLLMSDQVGAMKGYWYDKVNVSIFLCNKSDAESDPNCAKGAVTEDQKKDILSDLKKMSVVETVIHESQDEAYKHYKEQFGDSPLAASLTPDQMQESYRIKLKDPEKYQVIATAFNGRDGVQSVQDQKGILDNLFTMLNLMNRAALGVMALMLIVALLLIVNTVRVSAFSRRRETGIMRLVGASGFYIQAPFIMEAAVAGAIGGGLACVFLVVGRYFTVDHGMALATKLNLINFVGWDAVLTKLPLILAASVLMPALAAFFALRKYLKV
- a CDS encoding S41 family peptidase; amino-acid sequence: MSGRDLFCQPRRIRRGAALTLVFASVLVAGAATGSFSEADGNDRKSPSDAARSAAPAGHHEDVAAAAEKAMADGASPVEAAERAVSRSGDRWGAVYSRGEYEEFEEALDGRYTGVGLWARRERDGRIEVTRVSSDSPAAAAGIREGDRLRSVDGERVDGHPVTEVVSLLRGDAKDAAAGTAVRLGLERGTHAWTETVRRARLSTDSLAVRELAGGITVIRIDSFTKGVGDEVRDAVRDAPAGGGIILDLRGNSGGLVTEAVTTASAFLDGGLVATYDVDGSQQALHAEPGGDTSRALVALVDGGTMSAAELLTGALQDRGRAVVVGSRTFGKGSVQMPSRLPDGAVAELTVGHYRTPSGRGVDGRGITPDLEVDEGALRQAETVLGGLGE